One window of the Chitinivorax sp. B genome contains the following:
- a CDS encoding NAD(P)/FAD-dependent oxidoreductase, whose amino-acid sequence MQRTERHDILIIGAGPAGSVAAALLKQQGREVLIIEREIFPRFSIGESLLPQSMAYLEEAGMLRAVIEAGFQFKNGAAFVRGDRYTDFDFRDKHSEGWGTTYQVQRGRFDHVLAMEAERQGAEVRYRHEVIAADMDGERPVVEVKSPDGEVYRIEANFVLDASGFGRILPRLLKLETPSDFPVRGAIFTHIEDRIPVGTFDRNKIRITIHREHVDVWYWLIPFADGRCSIGVVAKQDFLAQYQGSDTERLQALVFEDPASQALLANAQWDTPARHIVGYAANVTSLYGKHFALLGNAGEFLDPVFSSGVTIAFKSASLASDCLRRQAAGETVDWQNDYAVALKQGVDTFRAFVESWYAGGFQRIIFHENPPAKVRRNICAILAGYAWDQTNPYVAETKRRLGVLEELCK is encoded by the coding sequence ATGCAGCGCACTGAACGCCACGACATACTCATCATCGGCGCCGGCCCGGCCGGCTCAGTTGCGGCCGCGTTGCTGAAGCAACAAGGGCGTGAAGTATTGATCATCGAACGCGAAATCTTTCCACGCTTTTCAATTGGCGAGAGCCTATTGCCGCAAAGCATGGCGTATCTTGAAGAGGCCGGTATGCTGCGCGCCGTGATAGAAGCTGGCTTCCAGTTCAAGAATGGTGCAGCGTTTGTGCGTGGCGACCGTTACACCGATTTCGATTTCCGCGACAAGCATTCTGAGGGCTGGGGCACTACCTATCAGGTACAACGCGGCCGTTTCGACCATGTCCTGGCGATGGAAGCCGAACGCCAAGGTGCTGAGGTACGGTATCGTCACGAAGTGATTGCCGCTGACATGGACGGAGAACGCCCAGTGGTCGAAGTGAAATCACCGGATGGCGAGGTCTATCGCATCGAAGCCAATTTCGTGCTGGATGCCAGTGGCTTCGGCCGGATTCTGCCACGTCTATTAAAGCTGGAAACCCCGTCAGACTTTCCGGTTCGAGGCGCCATCTTCACCCACATCGAAGATCGTATCCCTGTTGGTACCTTCGACCGGAACAAGATTCGCATCACGATCCATCGGGAGCATGTCGACGTCTGGTACTGGCTGATCCCGTTTGCTGACGGCCGCTGTTCGATCGGCGTGGTTGCCAAGCAGGATTTTCTGGCGCAATACCAAGGCAGCGACACGGAACGCCTGCAGGCACTGGTCTTTGAAGACCCGGCGTCGCAAGCATTGTTGGCCAACGCACAGTGGGATACACCGGCACGGCATATCGTTGGCTACGCGGCCAATGTCACATCATTGTATGGCAAGCATTTCGCGTTGCTCGGTAATGCCGGCGAGTTTCTGGACCCCGTGTTTTCCAGCGGCGTTACCATTGCGTTCAAATCTGCCAGCCTGGCCAGTGATTGCCTGCGTCGACAGGCAGCAGGCGAAACAGTCGATTGGCAAAATGATTACGCAGTGGCATTGAAACAAGGCGTCGACACCTTCCGGGCCTTTGTCGAATCGTGGTACGCGGGTGGTTTTCAACGCATTATCTTCCATGAAAACCCACCGGCTAAGGTTCGCCGAAATATTTGCGCAATTCTGGCCGGCTATGCCTGGGACCAGACCAATCCCTATGTAGCAGAAACAAAGCGTCGCCTTGGCGTGTTGGAAGAGTTGTGCAAGTAA
- a CDS encoding beta-ketoacyl-ACP synthase: MNRRVVITGMAGISPLGNDWPSIRAHLLSYRNAIVRMGEWAQYEGLNTQLGAIAQPFTLPAHYNRKTTRSMGRVALMATWATEMALQDAGLQGDPIVKSGKLGIAYGSSAGTPASIGDFGRMIHAKSTEGINATTYIKMMSHTAAVNIGVFFGITGRVITTSSACTSGSQGIGYAYEAIKAGRQTVMIAGGAEELDATEAAVFDTLFATSVQNDQPELTPRPFDTKRDGLVLGEGAGTLILEDLEHAKARGARIYAEIVGFGTNCDGTHVTHPNPDTMRIAMELALADANLPTDAIAYVNAHGTATDQGDVAESEATHAIFGQNISISTLKSYMGHTLGACGALEAWMSIQMMREGWFSPNVNLTEVDERCPTLDYIMHERRMLDAEYIMSNNFAFGGINTSLIFKHFR, encoded by the coding sequence ATGAATCGCCGTGTCGTCATTACCGGCATGGCCGGCATCAGCCCATTGGGGAATGATTGGCCCAGCATCCGTGCGCATTTGCTTAGCTATCGCAATGCTATCGTCCGTATGGGTGAATGGGCACAATATGAAGGGCTGAATACGCAATTGGGGGCCATTGCGCAACCTTTTACGCTACCGGCCCACTACAACCGCAAGACAACCCGCAGCATGGGGCGTGTTGCCCTGATGGCCACTTGGGCCACTGAAATGGCCTTGCAGGACGCCGGACTACAGGGTGATCCGATTGTGAAGAGTGGCAAATTGGGTATTGCCTATGGCTCCTCGGCCGGTACACCTGCTTCGATTGGTGATTTTGGTCGGATGATTCATGCCAAGTCTACTGAAGGCATCAACGCCACCACATACATCAAAATGATGAGCCATACCGCCGCGGTCAATATTGGCGTGTTTTTTGGCATCACTGGCCGTGTGATCACCACATCCAGCGCCTGTACATCAGGCAGCCAAGGTATCGGTTATGCCTATGAAGCCATCAAAGCGGGCCGGCAGACCGTCATGATTGCCGGTGGCGCGGAAGAACTGGATGCCACGGAGGCAGCCGTCTTCGACACCCTTTTTGCCACCAGTGTGCAAAACGATCAACCCGAATTGACCCCACGCCCCTTCGATACCAAGCGGGATGGCTTAGTACTAGGCGAAGGCGCAGGCACGCTGATTCTGGAAGACCTTGAGCATGCCAAGGCGCGTGGCGCACGCATCTATGCCGAAATTGTAGGTTTTGGCACCAATTGCGACGGCACCCATGTGACCCATCCCAATCCGGATACCATGCGCATCGCTATGGAACTGGCCTTGGCTGACGCCAATCTGCCAACCGATGCTATTGCATATGTCAATGCTCATGGCACAGCAACCGACCAAGGTGACGTTGCTGAGAGCGAAGCCACCCATGCCATTTTTGGCCAAAACATATCAATCAGTACACTGAAAAGTTACATGGGCCATACATTAGGTGCCTGCGGTGCGCTGGAGGCCTGGATGAGTATCCAGATGATGCGAGAAGGCTGGTTCAGCCCTAACGTCAACCTGACCGAAGTTGATGAACGCTGTCCCACACTCGATTACATCATGCACGAGCGCCGGATGCTGGATGCCGAGTACATCATGAGCAACAACTTCGCTTTTGGCGGTATCAATACTTCGCTGATTTTCAAACACTTCCGGTAA
- the fabG gene encoding 3-oxoacyl-ACP reductase FabG: MNSTVLVTGSSRGIGKAIALRLARDGYDIVLHCRNKMEEANAVKQNIEAMGCAARVLQFDVCDRIATSQALLTDVETHGCYYGVVCNAGIARDNAFPAMSGEDWDAVINTNLDGFFNVLNPLTMPMVRRRAPGRIVTLSSVSGVMGNRGQVNYSAAKAGIIGATKALALELAKRSITVNCVAPGLIDTDMTQDAMQEEIIKHIPARRIGKPEEVAATISFLLSPDAAYITRQVISVDGGLS, from the coding sequence ATGAACTCAACGGTTTTGGTCACCGGCTCCAGCCGCGGTATTGGCAAGGCAATCGCCTTGCGTCTGGCACGTGACGGTTACGACATTGTCTTGCATTGCCGTAACAAAATGGAGGAAGCCAACGCAGTCAAACAGAACATTGAAGCCATGGGTTGTGCCGCCCGGGTGCTACAGTTTGATGTATGCGATCGGATCGCCACCAGCCAGGCACTCCTGACCGATGTGGAAACCCACGGCTGCTATTACGGCGTCGTCTGCAATGCAGGCATTGCGCGAGACAACGCTTTCCCCGCCATGTCCGGGGAGGACTGGGATGCCGTCATCAATACCAATCTGGATGGCTTTTTCAACGTATTGAACCCACTGACCATGCCCATGGTGCGTCGGCGGGCACCGGGCCGAATCGTCACATTGTCCTCAGTCTCCGGCGTGATGGGCAACCGCGGCCAAGTCAATTACAGCGCGGCCAAAGCGGGCATCATCGGTGCCACCAAAGCTCTGGCGCTGGAATTGGCCAAACGCAGTATCACTGTCAACTGTGTAGCACCAGGCCTGATCGACACGGACATGACTCAGGATGCCATGCAGGAAGAGATCATCAAGCACATTCCAGCACGTCGTATCGGCAAACCAGAAGAAGTGGCCGCCACCATCAGTTTTCTGTTGTCACCAGACGCCGCCTATATCACGCGCCAGGTCATCAGTGTGGATGGGGGCTTATCATGA
- a CDS encoding beta-ketoacyl-ACP synthase: MFYLNALGLVCPLGANHEDVRRRLFAGESGLKVTDEYSLGRPLPIGPVSTPLPSLQDWPLPLRSRNNQMALQAVLAIQTEVDRAKVRFGAHRIAVILGTSTSGIAEGERAIRHQQAHGQLPADFHYAQQEMNSPARFIAHCLGVTGPCYVHSAACASSAKAMASAARLLATGIVDAVITGGVDSLCAFTIAGFSALESVSAQRCNPLSINRDGINIGEAAALFLMTREPATVALSGWGESSDGYHMSAPAPNGHGARLAIEQAMTRAGLNASDIDYINLHGTATQQNDAMESKVIHALFGADLPVSSSKGFVGHTLGAAGAIEAAFCWLSMQDDNVEGYLPPHLWDGFSDPALPVIHPVAIGEHLGHPPAHVLSNSFAFGGANACLAFSRSAT, encoded by the coding sequence ATGTTTTACCTGAACGCACTCGGCCTTGTCTGCCCGCTCGGTGCCAACCATGAAGATGTGCGCAGACGCCTGTTTGCAGGCGAAAGCGGACTGAAGGTCACCGATGAGTATTCGCTTGGCAGGCCCTTACCCATCGGCCCGGTGAGTACGCCCTTGCCCTCCTTGCAAGACTGGCCTTTACCGCTACGCAGCCGTAACAATCAAATGGCCTTACAGGCCGTCCTGGCTATCCAAACAGAAGTCGACCGTGCCAAAGTCCGTTTTGGCGCGCATCGCATCGCAGTGATTCTGGGCACCAGCACATCTGGTATCGCTGAAGGTGAACGGGCAATTCGTCACCAACAGGCTCACGGTCAGTTACCGGCGGACTTTCATTATGCTCAGCAAGAAATGAACTCGCCGGCACGTTTCATCGCTCATTGCCTGGGGGTGACCGGGCCCTGTTACGTCCATTCCGCTGCGTGTGCATCCAGTGCTAAGGCCATGGCCAGCGCTGCACGATTATTAGCGACCGGAATAGTCGATGCTGTCATTACGGGTGGTGTGGATTCACTGTGCGCTTTCACCATTGCCGGCTTTTCTGCATTGGAGTCCGTCAGCGCACAACGTTGCAACCCATTATCGATCAATCGTGATGGCATCAATATCGGTGAAGCGGCGGCCTTGTTCCTGATGACCCGCGAACCAGCCACTGTTGCCCTGAGCGGTTGGGGTGAATCGTCTGACGGTTATCATATGTCCGCCCCTGCCCCTAATGGCCATGGCGCCCGCCTAGCAATCGAACAGGCCATGACGCGAGCAGGCCTCAACGCCAGTGACATCGACTATATCAATTTGCACGGCACAGCCACACAGCAAAACGATGCCATGGAAAGTAAGGTCATTCACGCACTGTTTGGTGCAGACCTGCCAGTCAGTTCCAGTAAGGGATTTGTTGGTCATACCTTGGGGGCTGCCGGCGCGATCGAAGCGGCCTTTTGCTGGTTGAGCATGCAGGATGACAACGTTGAAGGTTATCTCCCACCCCATCTCTGGGACGGCTTCAGCGATCCAGCATTGCCCGTCATTCACCCGGTTGCAATTGGTGAGCACCTTGGCCATCCACCTGCTCACGTGTTATCGAATTCGTTTGCCTTTGGTGGCGCCAATGCCTGCCTGGCTTTCAGTAGGAGTGCAACATGA
- a CDS encoding DUF3261 domain-containing protein, with translation MRITLAAATFTITCLLPACKQVPQIIPRLQLSPASLGQPLSLQQQIEVTGTNQHHSLNAVLEVDTQHLTIVGMALGQRVLTLRFDGQQLQEQRHPLLPAQVQGSEILNDLQLALWPADAIRPHLPSGWHLDDSTSQRVLYQDNQRITEINYTAQPAWLGLIEIRNLRYEYRLTIRSAPMDN, from the coding sequence ATGCGTATTACACTGGCCGCTGCGACATTCACAATCACCTGTTTGCTACCCGCTTGCAAGCAGGTGCCGCAAATCATCCCGCGATTACAGTTATCGCCAGCCAGTCTTGGCCAACCACTATCACTGCAACAGCAAATCGAAGTAACCGGTACCAACCAGCACCATTCGCTGAATGCGGTGTTAGAGGTGGATACCCAACATCTGACGATAGTAGGCATGGCACTTGGACAGCGTGTATTGACCTTGCGATTTGATGGTCAACAGCTGCAGGAACAGCGCCATCCGCTACTGCCAGCCCAAGTACAAGGTTCTGAAATACTGAATGACCTACAGCTTGCATTATGGCCAGCCGATGCCATTCGTCCCCATTTACCGAGCGGTTGGCATTTGGATGATTCGACGTCACAACGCGTGCTATATCAAGACAATCAACGCATTACTGAAATCAACTATACCGCTCAGCCAGCTTGGCTTGGACTGATCGAAATACGCAACCTACGCTATGAATATCGGCTGACGATCCGTTCAGCCCCGATGGACAATTAG
- a CDS encoding Mor transcription activator family protein, whose product MKGSFRSKGPELLVDLAQHVAASLVELAKLDQAHSEQVGWEIAERMASHWGGQNVYFPMGLTQRISERDQLIYQEFTGTNHAELARKYGVSLQWIYKIVKTVREREIAMSNRKTLQ is encoded by the coding sequence ATGAAGGGATCCTTCCGCAGTAAAGGGCCAGAATTGCTCGTCGACCTCGCTCAACACGTCGCCGCTTCGCTGGTTGAACTCGCCAAACTGGATCAAGCCCATTCCGAACAGGTGGGTTGGGAGATCGCTGAACGCATGGCAAGCCACTGGGGCGGACAAAATGTTTATTTTCCCATGGGATTGACACAGCGCATATCGGAACGCGATCAACTGATCTACCAGGAATTTACCGGTACCAACCATGCTGAGCTGGCACGCAAGTACGGCGTGTCTTTGCAATGGATTTACAAGATTGTCAAAACGGTGCGTGAACGCGAAATAGCCATGTCAAATCGCAAAACGCTTCAATAG
- a CDS encoding outer membrane lipoprotein carrier protein LolA, giving the protein MKPLLWLILGIAPAAVANGELDRIQAQLARPDVLCGVFNQAKTLQGLKKPVKSSGRFCMISNKGVLWRTQQPFTSNLKLTRDEIVESQGEQVTKVLNARQEPTVRLINSLLFSLMNGDLQQLENSFHITTQAGGKGWQATLIPKSGNGIDRVVRQITLNGASHVQQIQLSESGGDRTDIVFSAMTLGRGALQADEAKQFE; this is encoded by the coding sequence ATGAAACCATTGTTATGGCTAATTCTGGGTATCGCACCGGCCGCCGTGGCAAATGGCGAACTTGATCGCATCCAGGCACAACTGGCCAGACCCGATGTGTTATGTGGTGTATTCAATCAGGCGAAAACGCTGCAGGGGTTGAAAAAACCAGTCAAATCCAGTGGCCGGTTCTGCATGATCAGCAATAAGGGCGTGCTGTGGCGTACGCAGCAGCCCTTTACCAGTAATTTGAAGCTGACCCGTGACGAGATTGTAGAAAGCCAGGGTGAACAGGTAACCAAGGTATTGAATGCCCGACAGGAACCGACGGTTCGCCTGATCAATAGTTTGTTGTTCTCACTGATGAACGGCGACCTGCAGCAGTTGGAAAACAGTTTCCACATCACAACCCAAGCAGGTGGCAAAGGCTGGCAAGCCACCCTGATTCCCAAATCAGGTAACGGGATCGACCGGGTCGTTCGCCAGATCACCCTGAATGGAGCAAGTCACGTACAGCAAATCCAACTATCCGAATCCGGTGGTGATCGAACTGACATTGTATTTTCTGCCATGACTCTGGGGCGCGGTGCCTTGCAAGCGGATGAGGCCAAGCAGTTTGAATAG
- a CDS encoding acyl-CoA thioesterase, whose amino-acid sequence MPDSSSHRWQAEVEIQVQFFDLDPMEIVWHGNYVKYLEIARCKLLDQIGYNYPQMRDSGYAWPVVDLHLRYVKPATFGQIIVARAEIVEWESRLKINYLIVDKATGQRLTKGSTVQVAVSLASKEMCFVSPSILFQKLGLPTT is encoded by the coding sequence ATGCCTGATTCCAGCAGTCACCGCTGGCAGGCGGAAGTCGAGATTCAAGTACAGTTTTTCGATCTCGATCCCATGGAGATCGTCTGGCACGGCAACTATGTCAAATACCTGGAAATCGCTCGCTGCAAGCTTCTGGATCAGATTGGCTATAACTACCCGCAAATGCGCGACTCCGGTTACGCCTGGCCAGTGGTCGATCTGCACCTGCGTTATGTGAAACCCGCCACGTTCGGCCAGATCATAGTCGCTCGCGCAGAAATCGTGGAATGGGAAAGCCGGCTCAAGATCAATTACCTAATTGTCGACAAAGCCACCGGGCAGCGTCTGACCAAGGGCAGCACGGTCCAAGTGGCGGTCAGTCTTGCCAGCAAAGAGATGTGCTTTGTCTCGCCATCAATCCTGTTCCAGAAACTGGGGCTGCCAACAACATGA
- a CDS encoding 3-hydroxylacyl-ACP dehydratase has product MTGLPDIRDLVPHAGRMVLLDRVLEVDEYSLTAEVTICFDSVFCDGQKVGAWVGIEYMAQAIAAFAGARARKHGEPVKLGFLLGTRRYTTSQPHFMVGDTLRITVREELQGENGLASFDCAIKSDSIDVKAALTVFQPADPEAYLEGQEA; this is encoded by the coding sequence ATGACTGGCCTGCCTGATATCAGAGACCTGGTACCACATGCCGGCCGCATGGTGTTACTGGACCGTGTTCTTGAAGTAGATGAATACAGCCTGACAGCAGAAGTCACCATCTGTTTCGACAGTGTGTTCTGTGATGGACAAAAAGTGGGTGCCTGGGTTGGTATCGAATACATGGCACAAGCCATTGCCGCGTTTGCCGGTGCACGTGCCCGTAAGCATGGAGAACCCGTCAAGCTTGGGTTTCTGTTAGGCACTCGCCGATATACCACCAGCCAGCCGCATTTCATGGTTGGCGATACGTTACGGATAACAGTTCGGGAGGAACTGCAAGGTGAAAATGGGTTGGCATCATTCGATTGCGCCATCAAGAGCGACAGTATCGATGTCAAAGCGGCCCTGACAGTATTTCAGCCGGCCGACCCGGAAGCATATTTGGAAGGACAGGAAGCATGA
- a CDS encoding MMPL family transporter encodes MAGHNSWVWLAEKRLPETDMLALLPTEEHDPAVRTATQQFADAAQQRLIVLVGDRDWQAAKRAATAYRNVALHHPQWLKLSPAPAMDEQALSRWWQQRGQLLTTADQQRLQYLPPAVLAQQALRDLASPLGQARFGAWQDDPFGLFNHWLADRAALTPVRQVDGELRVDDGNTHYALISFDLTQSAFSIGAQHTIMPILADAATAARTQAPNAHLLSAGVLLHTAAASTQASDEMSTIGLGSLFGIMLLMWFAFRSLRPISLVLLTLGAGMLGALSVCALLFDRIHLITLVFGASLIGVAEDYGIHYLATRIGDQQPPLQTMQRLIPGLALAMVTTVVGYIGLGLTPFPGLQQMAVFSAVGLTTAWITAVLWTPWLTSPYQPETRFSQWYGRTRAHWPRLQRTPVGIGIAVGCALVIGFGITRLTTNDDIRQLQNSPPVLVADQQQISRILKVPAPAQFFLIRADTEAGLLMREETLRNKLEELVQSGTLEGYQAVSQWVPSPERQRTNQMLISTHIWREGGAAPQLARILEEAPDWVHARQHQQQANGLLTVNDWLQSPISQANRHLWLGHVNGQLASVVTLLGVEKPDLPLLRNLASSSEGVTWVDKVDEISSLMARYRGLMGWVVMASYLAVLLVLWPRYRTRAFRILLPTLIASLVVLAWLGWSGTPLQLFHVLALLMILCMGEDYGIFMQEHPDPQDRHAWLAVSLSAASTLLSFGLLGLSATPALKAFGMTLLIGISTVWLIAPCFDRNKSIL; translated from the coding sequence ATGGCTGGGCATAACAGCTGGGTATGGTTGGCTGAAAAGCGTTTGCCGGAAACTGACATGTTGGCTCTGCTGCCAACAGAAGAACATGACCCTGCGGTCCGTACGGCCACTCAACAATTTGCGGATGCCGCACAGCAACGCTTGATCGTTCTGGTTGGCGATCGTGACTGGCAAGCCGCGAAACGGGCGGCCACGGCTTATCGAAATGTCGCGCTGCATCACCCTCAATGGCTCAAGCTTTCGCCAGCCCCGGCGATGGATGAACAGGCATTGTCTCGTTGGTGGCAGCAACGCGGCCAACTACTCACCACCGCTGACCAGCAACGGCTACAGTACCTGCCACCCGCGGTATTGGCACAGCAAGCGTTGCGCGACTTGGCCAGCCCATTGGGCCAAGCACGGTTTGGCGCCTGGCAAGATGATCCATTTGGTCTGTTCAATCATTGGCTAGCCGACCGTGCTGCATTAACACCCGTTCGCCAAGTGGATGGCGAATTACGGGTGGATGATGGCAATACCCATTACGCTTTGATCAGCTTCGACTTAACGCAAAGCGCCTTCTCGATTGGCGCGCAGCACACCATCATGCCGATTCTGGCTGACGCCGCCACCGCTGCGCGTACGCAAGCACCCAATGCCCATCTGCTCAGTGCAGGCGTGTTGTTACACACTGCTGCAGCTTCAACACAAGCCAGTGATGAGATGTCTACAATCGGGCTAGGCTCTTTGTTCGGCATCATGCTATTGATGTGGTTTGCTTTTCGTTCGCTGCGACCAATCAGCCTGGTGTTATTGACGTTAGGGGCAGGCATGCTTGGAGCCTTGTCCGTCTGCGCCTTGCTATTCGACAGAATTCATCTAATCACGCTGGTATTCGGTGCCAGCCTGATCGGCGTCGCTGAAGACTACGGCATTCATTACCTTGCCACGCGTATTGGTGACCAGCAGCCCCCACTGCAGACCATGCAGCGATTAATACCGGGGCTGGCGTTGGCCATGGTCACGACAGTCGTTGGGTATATTGGCTTGGGATTGACGCCGTTCCCTGGGTTGCAGCAAATGGCAGTATTTTCAGCTGTAGGGCTGACCACAGCCTGGATCACGGCCGTATTGTGGACACCTTGGCTGACGTCACCATATCAACCCGAAACCCGATTCAGCCAATGGTATGGCCGAACCCGCGCCCATTGGCCACGATTACAACGCACACCCGTTGGCATCGGCATTGCAGTTGGTTGTGCATTGGTCATCGGGTTCGGGATTACAAGGCTCACCACCAATGATGACATCCGCCAATTGCAAAACTCGCCACCCGTACTGGTGGCGGATCAGCAACAAATCAGTCGTATTCTGAAAGTACCAGCACCAGCCCAGTTCTTTCTGATCCGTGCAGACACGGAAGCAGGCTTATTAATGCGTGAGGAAACCCTACGCAACAAACTGGAAGAACTAGTGCAAAGCGGCACGCTGGAAGGCTACCAAGCAGTCTCGCAGTGGGTACCGTCACCAGAACGCCAACGTACAAATCAGATGCTGATCAGTACTCATATCTGGCGTGAGGGTGGTGCCGCGCCACAGCTGGCCCGGATACTGGAAGAGGCTCCAGACTGGGTTCACGCACGGCAGCACCAGCAACAAGCCAACGGCCTGCTGACTGTCAACGACTGGTTACAAAGCCCGATTTCACAGGCGAATCGACATTTATGGCTTGGGCATGTCAACGGACAGCTAGCTTCCGTCGTTACATTGCTGGGCGTAGAGAAACCCGATTTACCACTTCTGCGTAATTTGGCGTCCAGCAGCGAAGGCGTGACCTGGGTCGACAAGGTGGATGAGATTTCATCATTGATGGCCCGTTACCGCGGTCTGATGGGCTGGGTTGTGATGGCCAGCTATCTTGCGGTGTTGCTGGTCCTATGGCCACGATACCGTACCCGTGCTTTCCGAATCCTGCTACCGACCTTGATCGCGAGCTTGGTGGTTCTCGCTTGGCTAGGTTGGAGCGGCACGCCTTTGCAGCTTTTCCACGTACTCGCCTTGCTGATGATCCTGTGCATGGGTGAGGACTACGGCATCTTCATGCAAGAACATCCCGATCCACAGGACCGCCATGCCTGGTTGGCTGTCAGCCTATCCGCGGCCAGCACGTTGCTATCGTTCGGTCTGCTTGGGCTGAGTGCAACGCCGGCTTTGAAGGCCTTTGGCATGACCTTGCTGATCGGGATCAGTACGGTATGGCTGATTGCCCCGTGCTTCGACCGCAACAAATCGATTTTGTGA
- a CDS encoding aromatic amino acid ammonia-lyase has product MTTPEHTVPTIVFGNQRRSLDDIVNVAHHRARAILCDDAAFQQRIQRGADLIDRILEEDGVIYGVTTGYGDSCTVTVPPSLVPSLPQHLYTYHGCGLGDMLSPIETRAVLATRLLSLSQGYSGVSYQMLKQLAALLEHDILPLIPSEGSVGASGDLTPLSYVAAALCGERDVLFQGEIMSATTALARVGLQPIALRPKEGLAIMNGTAVMTGLACLAFDRARYLADMATRITSFASYALDGNAHHFDETLFSVKPHAGQQQVAARIRADLASDRPPRNERRLQDRYSIRCAPHVIGVLQDALPWLQQWIENELNSANDNPIIDIEGERVLHGGHFYGGHIAFAMDSLKQAVANIADLLDRQLALLVDTRFNHGLPSNLSGATPDRAAINHGLKAVQIGVSAWTAEALKQTMPASVFSRSTECHNQDKVSMGTIAARDCLRVLTLTEQVVAGLLLAVRQGAWLRQQQPGSHPLSAPLIPMFNQLAATIPPLQEDRALDQELRALVDGMLQQVWRPYA; this is encoded by the coding sequence ATGACCACTCCTGAACATACCGTGCCTACTATCGTGTTTGGCAACCAACGACGCAGCCTCGACGATATCGTCAATGTCGCCCACCATCGGGCTCGCGCTATCTTGTGCGACGATGCAGCATTCCAGCAACGTATTCAACGCGGCGCAGATTTAATCGACCGGATACTGGAAGAAGATGGTGTCATCTACGGCGTCACGACTGGTTATGGTGATTCCTGCACTGTTACCGTGCCGCCATCACTGGTTCCCAGTCTGCCGCAACACCTTTATACCTACCATGGTTGCGGCTTGGGCGATATGCTCAGCCCGATCGAAACGCGTGCCGTCCTGGCCACCCGCTTGCTCTCACTCAGCCAAGGCTACTCTGGTGTCAGCTATCAGATGCTGAAACAGCTGGCTGCTTTGCTGGAACATGACATCCTACCCTTGATTCCATCAGAAGGCTCAGTGGGTGCCAGTGGCGATCTGACTCCACTCTCATATGTTGCTGCTGCCCTATGTGGTGAGCGAGATGTGCTGTTCCAAGGTGAAATCATGTCTGCGACTACAGCTTTGGCCCGTGTCGGGTTGCAACCGATCGCCCTACGGCCAAAAGAAGGCTTGGCCATCATGAATGGCACTGCAGTCATGACCGGCTTGGCCTGCCTCGCATTTGATCGTGCCCGTTACCTGGCAGACATGGCCACCCGCATCACGTCATTTGCCTCTTATGCACTGGATGGCAATGCCCATCATTTCGATGAAACGCTTTTCTCAGTCAAACCTCATGCCGGTCAGCAACAGGTAGCCGCTCGCATTCGTGCCGATTTGGCCAGTGATCGACCACCACGCAATGAACGCCGGCTACAAGACCGTTATTCCATCCGCTGCGCGCCACATGTCATCGGTGTGCTGCAAGATGCCCTGCCGTGGTTGCAGCAATGGATTGAGAATGAACTGAACAGTGCCAACGACAACCCGATCATCGACATCGAAGGCGAACGGGTGCTGCATGGAGGACATTTTTATGGTGGCCACATCGCGTTCGCCATGGATAGTCTGAAACAGGCCGTCGCCAACATTGCCGATCTGTTGGATCGCCAGCTGGCTTTGTTGGTTGATACCCGCTTCAATCATGGATTGCCCTCCAACTTGTCTGGCGCCACACCGGATCGGGCTGCCATCAATCACGGTTTGAAGGCGGTACAGATTGGGGTATCGGCCTGGACGGCCGAGGCGCTCAAGCAAACTATGCCAGCGTCGGTGTTTTCACGCTCAACCGAGTGCCACAACCAAGATAAGGTGAGTATGGGCACGATTGCAGCCCGTGACTGCCTGCGCGTGCTGACGTTGACCGAACAGGTTGTAGCAGGTTTGTTGCTGGCTGTGCGGCAGGGGGCTTGGTTAAGGCAACAACAACCCGGCAGTCATCCACTGAGTGCACCGTTGATCCCCATGTTCAACCAACTGGCGGCGACCATCCCGCCATTGCAGGAAGACCGAGCCTTGGATCAGGAACTTCGTGCCTTGGTTGACGGAATGTTGCAGCAAGTATGGAGGCCTTATGCCTGA